A DNA window from Pseudomonas wuhanensis contains the following coding sequences:
- a CDS encoding AAA family ATPase, with translation MEHREALLALRTFLSTQILGQEKLIERLLIALLADGHMLVEGAPGLAKTKAIKELAEGIEAQFHRIQFTPDLLPADITGTEIYRPETGSFVFQQGPIFHNLVLADEINRAPAKVQSALLEAMGERQVSVGRSTYDLSPLFLVMATQNPIEQEGTYPLPEAQLDRFLMHVKIGFPDAAVERRILQQARGEALHGETKPERRVSQQAIFAARKEILGLYMADAVEEYLVQLVMATRTPAKFDPEMAEWIAYGASPRGSIALDRCARAHAWLAGRDFVSPEDIQAVLFDVLRHRIILSFEAEAAGIDQDRVVQRILDVVAVA, from the coding sequence ATGGAACATCGTGAAGCGCTGCTCGCGCTGCGAACCTTTCTTTCAACGCAGATTCTCGGCCAGGAAAAACTCATCGAGCGCTTGCTCATCGCCTTGCTCGCCGACGGCCACATGCTGGTCGAGGGCGCCCCTGGGCTGGCCAAGACCAAGGCCATCAAAGAGCTCGCCGAGGGCATCGAAGCACAGTTCCATCGCATCCAGTTCACCCCCGACCTGCTGCCGGCCGACATCACCGGCACGGAAATCTATCGCCCGGAAACCGGCAGCTTCGTGTTCCAGCAAGGCCCGATCTTCCACAATCTGGTGCTGGCGGACGAAATCAACCGTGCCCCGGCCAAGGTGCAGTCGGCCCTGCTTGAAGCCATGGGCGAACGCCAGGTCAGCGTCGGGCGCAGCACCTACGACTTGTCGCCGCTGTTTCTGGTCATGGCCACGCAAAACCCCATCGAGCAGGAAGGCACCTACCCGCTGCCCGAAGCCCAGCTCGACCGTTTCCTGATGCACGTGAAAATCGGTTTCCCTGACGCCGCCGTCGAACGGCGGATTCTGCAACAGGCCCGCGGCGAAGCACTGCATGGCGAAACCAAGCCTGAACGCCGGGTCAGCCAGCAGGCGATCTTCGCCGCGCGCAAGGAAATCCTCGGGTTGTACATGGCCGACGCCGTGGAGGAATACCTGGTGCAACTGGTCATGGCCACACGCACCCCGGCCAAGTTCGACCCGGAAATGGCCGAATGGATCGCCTACGGCGCCAGCCCGCGTGGCTCCATTGCCCTGGACCGTTGCGCCCGGGCCCACGCCTGGCTGGCCGGTCGCGACTTCGTCAGCCCGGAAGACATTCAGGCGGTGCTGTTCGATGTGTTGCGCCACCGCATCATTCTTTCCTTTGAAGCCGAAGCCGCTGGCATCGACCAGGACCGGGTGGTCCAGCGGATTCTCGACGTCGTAGCCGTCGCTTGA
- a CDS encoding DUF58 domain-containing protein: MSALLPPEPGIRVSLAELIEMRHRVREVQLFSTPSQRSPLIGLHHSKLRGRGVDFDQVRVYQAGDDVRSIDWRVTARTQEPHTKLFHEERERPIFIMVEQSRRLFFGSGLMFKSVLAAQAASLIGWAALGHNDRVGGLVFGDDEHYEIKPRRSKQSLLQLLNRLVRVNQSLHTEREPDRDAFGIALRRAREVLRPGSLVIVICDERALSDGAEQQLSLLSRHCDLLLLPVSDPLDHALPAAGLLRFAERGAQLELDTLNFDLRQAYRAQAEARIARWELLAQKLRVLLMPLSTQSEMVEQLREYLNPQRPGKGR; encoded by the coding sequence ATGAGCGCCCTCCTGCCGCCCGAGCCGGGCATCCGCGTCAGCCTCGCCGAGCTGATCGAGATGCGTCATCGCGTGCGTGAAGTGCAGCTGTTTTCCACGCCGAGCCAGCGCAGCCCGCTGATCGGCCTGCACCACTCCAAACTGCGCGGGCGCGGGGTGGACTTCGATCAGGTGCGGGTCTATCAGGCCGGCGATGATGTGCGAAGCATCGACTGGCGTGTCACCGCCCGCACCCAGGAGCCCCATACCAAGCTGTTCCACGAAGAACGCGAGCGACCGATTTTCATCATGGTCGAACAGAGCCGCCGGCTGTTTTTCGGCTCGGGGCTGATGTTCAAATCGGTGCTGGCCGCCCAGGCGGCGAGCCTGATTGGCTGGGCCGCTTTGGGTCATAATGACCGGGTCGGCGGGCTGGTGTTCGGCGACGACGAGCACTACGAGATCAAACCGCGACGCAGTAAACAGAGCCTGCTGCAATTGCTCAATCGACTGGTGCGGGTCAATCAGTCGCTGCACACCGAACGCGAGCCGGACCGCGACGCCTTCGGCATTGCCCTGCGCCGCGCCCGGGAAGTATTGCGCCCTGGCAGCCTGGTGATTGTGATTTGCGACGAACGCGCCTTGTCCGACGGTGCCGAGCAGCAGTTGAGCCTGTTGTCACGCCATTGCGACCTGTTGCTGCTGCCCGTGTCCGATCCGCTGGATCACGCCCTGCCCGCTGCCGGGCTTTTACGTTTCGCGGAACGGGGGGCGCAGCTGGAACTCGACACGTTGAATTTCGACTTGCGCCAGGCCTATCGCGCACAAGCGGAGGCGCGTATCGCCCGCTGGGAGTTGCTGGCGCAGAAACTACGGGTATTGTTGATGCCGTTGAGCACCCAAAGCGAAATGGTCGAGCAACTGCGCGAATACCTGAACCCGCAGCGTCCGGGGAAAGGCCGATGA
- a CDS encoding DUF4381 domain-containing protein — translation MSSLDQLQPLISPPPIGFWPPAPGWWLLLLLLPLIGYGLWQLRRFIPNKRPIVRAEQPLDPVRLAALAELAQMPKPYDGAPAGAWLQQLNGLLKRLCRNHYPYSQSHTLNGRKWLAFLDNRCPAAGLTRWMVLVEGAYKPECKLDDKAIAGLTQAVDTWIRKHV, via the coding sequence ATGAGCAGCCTCGATCAACTGCAACCGCTGATTTCCCCGCCACCCATCGGCTTCTGGCCGCCGGCGCCGGGCTGGTGGCTGCTGCTGTTATTGCTGCCGCTGATCGGTTACGGCCTGTGGCAGTTGCGCCGCTTCATCCCGAACAAGCGCCCTATCGTCCGCGCCGAACAACCGCTGGACCCGGTACGTCTCGCTGCGCTGGCCGAACTCGCCCAGATGCCCAAGCCCTACGACGGCGCCCCGGCCGGTGCCTGGTTGCAGCAACTCAATGGCTTGCTCAAACGTCTGTGCCGCAACCACTACCCCTACAGCCAAAGCCACACCCTTAATGGGCGCAAATGGCTGGCGTTCCTCGATAACCGCTGCCCGGCCGCCGGCCTCACGCGCTGGATGGTGCTGGTGGAAGGCGCCTACAAACCCGAATGCAAACTCGACGACAAGGCCATTGCCGGCCTGACGCAAGCCGTCGACACCTGGATTCGCAAACATGTTTGA
- a CDS encoding vWA domain-containing protein, with the protein MFEFAWPWIFALLPLPWLMRVLLPVADSGEPALKVSFLSDLEGLARRRARANLPAWRQQAPFILLWLLLLIAAARPQWLGDPLPVAASGRDLLVAVDVSGSMDFPDMQWQDEDVSRLSLVQHLLGDFLESRDGDRVGLILFGSQAYLQAPLTFDRHTVRVWLDEARIGIAGKNTAIGDAIGLALKRLRQRPAQSRVLILVTDGANNGGEIDPLTAARLAANEGVKIYPIGIGADPEQSGTLGFLGINPSLDLDEPALKAIAQATGGQYFRARDGEELQAIKRTLDKLEPVTQQPTQARPAQALYHWPLAMALLLSMLLVIRERWPDNPLQRLFTKKLFTKERFLQSQLPDWRQRLKRLRLRRRR; encoded by the coding sequence ATGTTTGAGTTCGCCTGGCCGTGGATCTTCGCCCTGCTGCCACTGCCGTGGCTGATGCGGGTGCTGCTGCCGGTGGCCGACAGTGGCGAACCGGCGCTTAAAGTCAGCTTCCTCAGCGACCTCGAAGGCCTCGCTCGCCGCCGCGCCCGGGCGAATCTGCCGGCCTGGCGTCAGCAAGCACCGTTCATTTTGCTGTGGCTGTTGCTGCTGATCGCCGCGGCGCGCCCGCAATGGCTCGGCGACCCCCTGCCGGTTGCCGCCAGCGGCCGCGATCTGCTGGTGGCGGTGGACGTGTCCGGCTCCATGGATTTCCCCGACATGCAGTGGCAGGACGAAGACGTCAGCCGACTGTCGCTGGTGCAACATTTGCTCGGTGATTTTCTCGAAAGTCGCGACGGCGACCGGGTCGGGTTGATCCTGTTCGGCAGCCAGGCCTATCTGCAAGCGCCTCTGACCTTCGACCGGCACACCGTTCGCGTGTGGCTCGACGAAGCGCGGATCGGCATCGCCGGCAAAAACACCGCCATCGGCGATGCCATCGGCCTGGCCCTCAAACGCCTGCGCCAACGCCCGGCACAAAGCCGCGTGCTGATTCTGGTCACCGATGGCGCCAACAACGGCGGCGAAATTGACCCGCTGACCGCTGCACGACTGGCGGCCAACGAAGGCGTGAAAATCTACCCGATCGGTATCGGCGCCGATCCGGAACAAAGCGGCACCCTGGGATTCCTGGGCATCAACCCGAGCCTGGACCTCGACGAACCGGCCTTGAAGGCCATCGCCCAAGCCACCGGCGGCCAGTACTTCCGCGCCCGCGACGGCGAGGAGTTGCAGGCGATCAAGCGTACCCTCGACAAACTGGAGCCGGTGACCCAGCAACCCACTCAGGCCCGCCCGGCCCAAGCGTTGTATCACTGGCCTTTGGCGATGGCACTGCTGTTGAGCATGCTGCTGGTCATTCGCGAGCGCTGGCCGGATAACCCGTTGCAACGGCTGTTTACCAAGAAGCTGTTTACCAAAGAGCGGTTTCTGCAATCGCAACTGCCCGACTGGCGTCAGCGACTCAAACGCCTGCGCCTGCGGAGGCGCCGATGA
- a CDS encoding tetratricopeptide repeat protein → MIALWPHWFRPWWLLLLPLLGWLLWQLWHRQKRAGRWQMILPPAFHAALLSGGSGRESKLPWVALGLAWVLTVLALLGPSWQRVEQTSQKPADPLVVLLELTPEMLATDSAPNRLEQARRKLFDLLQNRSDAQTAIIVYAGSAHTLVPLSDDLSTSRNLVDALKPSLMPLAGHRADLAVAKALALLDQGALGQGRILLIGSSLTEQERQGIRQALDDKSTPFLMLGIGTAEGAPVAQDDGSFLKDDLGAILVPRLDGPSLKAFANGLGGRYRQARLDDADLRGLGLLDGPRDLRNDGQTLRLDTWADQGYWLLLPLLLLAACAGRRGWLFCLPLLFMLPQPSYAFDFEDLWLRPDQQGLHLLKQKRPAEAAQHFEDPQWQGVALYEAGDYSGAAQRFAQGTDAHAHYNRGNALAKSGELEAALDAYDQALERQPDLRPALTNKALVESLLKQKTSAPPVEPDKTAEGKTETITQEPPPGSATQPSNSEPQTDAEQTTPDAEQPPTTPPQPGANEVPGSELGDEQSTTPPRRPASDMIEGEQRQALEQWLRKIPDDPGELLRRKFWYEQQQHQDQEKTR, encoded by the coding sequence ATGATTGCCCTCTGGCCGCACTGGTTCCGCCCTTGGTGGCTGCTGTTGTTGCCGTTGCTGGGCTGGTTGCTCTGGCAACTCTGGCATCGGCAGAAGCGCGCTGGCCGCTGGCAAATGATTCTGCCGCCGGCCTTCCATGCCGCGTTGCTCAGTGGTGGCAGCGGTCGCGAGAGCAAACTGCCGTGGGTCGCCCTGGGTCTGGCCTGGGTGTTGACGGTGCTGGCCCTGCTGGGGCCGAGCTGGCAGCGCGTCGAGCAAACCAGCCAGAAACCCGCCGACCCGCTGGTGGTGTTGCTTGAGCTGACCCCGGAAATGCTCGCCACCGACAGTGCGCCGAACAGGCTGGAACAAGCCCGGCGCAAACTGTTCGACCTGCTGCAAAACCGCAGCGACGCCCAGACTGCAATCATCGTCTATGCCGGCAGCGCCCACACCTTGGTGCCGCTGTCGGATGACCTGTCGACCAGCCGCAACCTCGTGGATGCACTCAAGCCGTCGCTGATGCCCCTGGCCGGTCATCGTGCCGATCTGGCGGTGGCCAAGGCCCTTGCGCTGCTGGATCAGGGCGCCCTCGGCCAGGGTCGGATCCTGCTGATCGGTTCGTCGCTGACCGAACAAGAACGCCAAGGGATTCGTCAGGCGCTGGACGACAAGTCCACGCCATTTCTGATGCTCGGTATCGGCACCGCCGAAGGTGCGCCGGTCGCTCAGGACGACGGCAGTTTCCTCAAGGATGACTTGGGCGCAATTCTGGTGCCCCGTCTGGACGGCCCCAGCCTGAAAGCCTTTGCCAACGGCCTGGGCGGACGTTATCGCCAGGCGCGTCTGGACGATGCCGACCTGCGCGGCCTTGGCCTGCTCGATGGCCCACGGGACCTGCGCAACGACGGCCAGACATTACGCCTCGACACTTGGGCCGATCAGGGATACTGGCTGCTGCTGCCACTATTATTGCTGGCCGCCTGTGCCGGGCGCCGGGGTTGGCTGTTCTGCCTGCCGCTGCTGTTCATGCTGCCACAACCGAGTTACGCCTTCGACTTCGAAGACCTGTGGCTGCGTCCCGATCAGCAGGGCCTGCATTTGCTCAAACAAAAGCGCCCGGCCGAGGCCGCGCAGCATTTCGAAGATCCGCAGTGGCAAGGTGTGGCGCTCTATGAAGCCGGCGACTACAGTGGCGCCGCCCAGCGGTTTGCCCAAGGCACCGATGCCCACGCCCACTACAATCGGGGTAACGCCCTGGCCAAAAGCGGTGAGCTGGAAGCGGCGCTGGATGCTTACGATCAAGCACTGGAACGTCAGCCGGATCTGCGCCCGGCCCTGACCAACAAGGCACTGGTGGAAAGCCTGCTCAAGCAGAAAACCTCAGCGCCGCCCGTCGAGCCGGACAAAACCGCCGAGGGCAAAACCGAAACCATCACCCAGGAACCGCCGCCAGGCAGCGCCACCCAACCCAGCAATAGCGAGCCGCAAACCGACGCCGAGCAAACCACGCCGGACGCCGAGCAGCCGCCCACGACGCCACCGCAACCGGGCGCCAATGAAGTCCCGGGCAGCGAGTTGGGGGATGAGCAAAGCACCACGCCACCTC